The genomic interval ggaagaggatgtgGGCATTGAGGTTCTAGTGGGTATTCAAGAGGCAGAGAATGAAGAGGAAATTCATGTTGATGATCAGCCCACTATTGATGATCCGATAGCTAGCCAAGGGGAAGGGGATGGGCTGATTGAAGTGATGAACTCAGACCAGGTTGAGCCTGATCCAAGGCTTCGGATTCTAATTGATGATTTTCATCCCAACATCAGAGATGAAGTTAGGCCCCGTTTGGttaggcttttggctttggcttttggccccaaaagccaaaagcccaaccaaaggggctgcttttggaggctgCTTTTTTAGAAgtagctgcttttccgtagtacatttttgaaagctggttcgACCCTGCTTTtgactttctgcttttcgaaattgatagaataaaaagctcttccatagttgttttaagagagataaagatagaaggtatattttatacttgtttaaccaaacagctttcagcttttctacagctcacagcccacagcagcttccccacagctcacagcccacagcagctttttcctacagccacagctcaaccaaacacacccttagatTGGCTTATGTGGCAAAGGGTTCAACTCGACCGATTGGTCATGATTATCCTCGTGACCATTTTGATAGAATTTTTTGTGAAACATGATACACAAAACATCCTTGGCTGGAATATAGTGTGGAGAAAGATGCAGCTTATTGCTTCTATTGCTTTCTTTTTAGGCAAGATCCCGTGGATGAAAAATTTGGTTATACTACCTTCACCAAAGAGGGGTATACACCTTGGAAGAATGCATACAAAGCATTTTCTCTTCATGTTGGTGGTGCCAAGAGTATCCACAATCAAGCAAAGACAGCATGTGAAGATTTCAAAAATCAAAGGTCAAGTCTAAAACATAAGGTTACAACCTATAGCAAAGAATCACTAGTCAAGTATGAAACCCGTTTGGACACATATTTGGGAATTGTAAGTTATCTTGCACTGCAAGGTGAACCATTTCGTGGACACGATGAATCTGTTTGTTCCATGAATAAGGGTAATTCTTTTAGAGATGCTTGACTGGTACAAAGAAAGGAAGGTTGATGTCTATATTTAGATATCCAATTGAAGAGACTGTTGGAGGGTATTTttttaccaaaatctctattccgtAAACTAGAAAAGATATAAAGAGTTTCTCGAAGATGCTCTAATACTGtcaaaaaagaatacaattctgcATTTTTATCAACGTATCTAaattttaaccaaatatatagataaaaataataatatttatgatagtaAATAATTATAGTCTAAAATTATATTTCACAACAAATGTAATtatacttatttgatattataaatattgataattTTTACCTATAATTAGTCAAATTCAAGATATTTTAATTTAATATTATATTAGGATTATATTTTTTTTGTGAACGAATGGTGtagttgatgaactaatttagttTCATTCATCATATTATGAGCTGGCTCACGAGCTGCTTGTGAGCCAAACGAGCTGAAACAATAAGCTGGCGAGGAGTCCAACTGCACTCAGCCCAGGGCGGAGTCGGCCCAAAACTAATTCTACTCTCGCACATGGCACAGCCGCACGAAGCCGGCTGCGCTCCACTGCTCTAGCCTCCAAGCCTGTGAGGCTACGACCATCCGGCCCGTCCGGGAGCAATCTCAAATGCTCTCTTCCTCTAATCATTTCGCAAGGAGAGGCTTGGCATGCTCTGCGGTAATCTAATCTGGCAGCCAGGACGAGGCACTGAAGTACTGAACGGTGAGCCTAGCCTAGCTTTGGATTTGCGCTGTTGTGATTTTTTTTACCGATCAAGGATTGCTGTTGTTTGGTTCACTATTGATGTTTCTACTATACTGCAACGCGAGCCACTGCAGCACGCTCGGTATCTTCACGAGCCGAGCCGCGCCAGAGTTTCCGAATAAGCCCCAATTTTGGTCCCGTTTATTTGGAgaaattttagaaaaatttagagaaatttggagaaatttgtgagagaaaaacaccgttatGAATAAAAAAAGAAGTAGATCAAATCAGGTTTAAGAGCACGTGAACAGGGTTCAAACCGGGTTGAAGGGCGAACGGGGTCTTTGGAATTAGGGCTGGACTCGGATCTCGATCCGTTATCAGACCCCCGCGTGCGCTCCCCTGGGCCGAACAAAACCCCGGACTGCTACCGTGGTTAGCGTTTCAATAGTCTCtccgcctgcgccgccgccgccgccgtcggcggcCCCGTCCTACTCTGGGCGCGAGGCCTTCGTCGATACCTTCATCGGCGACGAGCACCAACCAGGTATTccaaccccttctcttcccttcctgctgtgcaaAACCGTGCACCCGAACCCTCGCTTAAAAACTACTCCGTATTTGGCTATTTGATGCCTACTAATTCgaacatcttcttcttcttcttttttcaaaAATTAGGTTCCTCTATTTGATGGCGGCGCCTCCGGTCACGGCTCCCGCGACCTCCGGGTGTCTGTCCGGTGCCAAGGCGCGCTGGGCTGCTGAGCGGAGCTCCAGCTCGTTTGCCGTCTCGTCTCCTGCGATTGGCCTCTGCCAATTTGGGAGCCGCGTCCTCAGCGTCCGTGCCAAGGTGAGCGTGGGACGAGATTATCGTTTCCACAGATTTGACTACTCTACTAAGCGTCAGTGACTTCTTTGGTAGTTTGGTTGTGGTgcttaaaaaaaaaaaggaaaaacgtGCAATCGTCTCATCCAAATTCCATGCTACCGGAAGATTCTGGATCCGTTATTTACTGTTGGCTACTGATTGTTTTTACCCCTATGTTGGCTACTGATTGTTTTTACCCCTATGGAATTGAGCTGTTTCGTGTTCTTCCACGCAGGTTGCCACCGGCGTGCAGAGGGCCAGCATTGTGGATGATGGAGGTGGGTTGTCTTTTACTCGCTGATTCAGATATCAAGTTTTGTATTTGGCACGTGGAGTATGCGCTTGGGATTTTGTAGcatgattcttttttttttttcaagtTGTAGCACGATTCATTGATAACGTACCTTACAATTTGAGAGCTCCGTTATTtctggtttcaccatttttgaaaTCTCTATGCAGCGGAAAGGCCGTGGAAGCTCAGTGATGCTCGTCTTGTCCTGGAAGATGGTTCTGTGTGGAGGGCCAAGTCTTTTGGTGCTTCAGGAACACAAGTCGGTGAAGTTGTTTTCAACACATCACTGACAgggtaaatcattttggactgagTTATGCTTTTTGTCTGAGTGGTGGTTTGTTTTGCATGTCTTGGTTGATTATTGTTTTTCTGAGCAGTGGCATGTTTTGCATGTCTTGGCTGATTATTGTTTGTTTTCTCAGTCAAGTTGCTGTTCACTCAGGCAATTCTCATATTAGGATTTTAGATATTTGATGGGGGGCACACTTACTCCTGTCACCTAACCACCTCTTCGATTTTACTGTACCTGTATCACATATTGATTTACCTTAGTCATAGTAATATGAAGCAAATGAACATAAATGACTATaaattttgtgtgtgtgtgtgtgtgtgtgtgtggtgggggtgggggtgggggggggggggggggggggggggggggggggggggggggggggggggagggggagaACTTCATTGAAGTGAGACAACCTGCAGAGATATATTATTCATCATATTCAGCGGAGGCATTGGGCCCTGGAGATACAGAGGATTGTTAAGTCATTCAGAAGTTAGGCTGGTGATAATAGCTAGATTTTTTTTGGCTGGTTGTTTGACACAGATTGTACTAGTTTTGGCATTCAGAGTGCTGCATTTCCTCGACAAACCTTTCTGTACTATTGAATTGAACATGACTTGTTGATGTAGTTATGTTGATGATTATGCACCATTCTATGTTGGACTAAGAATTGTTACTTATGTGGCGCATTTGTGGTTGTAGCTATCAGGAGATTTTGACTGATCCAAGCTATGCTGGTCAAATTGTCCTGATGACCAATCCCCATATTGGGAACACTGGCGTTAATCCTGGTTTGTTACTTCTCTACTTGAGAGATTTAATATACCTTTTTTTGACAATTTAGCATGAATGAAGTATAATGCTCTtgcagatgatgaagaatcaaaccAATGTTTTCTTGGTGGCCTAATCATAAGAAATCTAAGCATATGGTTAgattttttcctttgtttttgttatttttggcaTTTTAAAAGAACTATACCCTCTTTATCAGTTAAAATGATATTTTCTGTTGTAGTACTTCCAACTGGCGATGCAAAGAAACACTTGAAGAGTATCTGATTAAGAGGAACATCATGGGAATATGTAAGTGATATAGAAGCTAacctccctcccccccccccccccccccccccccccccccccccccccctctccctctctccctctcgctaTCCCTATCCCTCTCCCTTTCTCTGTCTTATGTATGGACTCACCGACTCAGACACACATGTGATCTAAATTCACCATGGATTTACGTTTTTGACAGATGACGTGGATACACGTGCTATAACACGAAGATTAAGAGAAGATGGTAGTCTTATTGGTGTCTTGAGTACTGAACAGTCTCAGACAGACAATGAGTTGTTGGAAATGGCCCAAAAGTGGAAAATTGTTGGTATGTTAAAACTTCATCGATCAACAATGTCCTTGAAAGAAGTGACTTTCTTCTTTTTTATGCACACTTCAGTATCTATCTCCACAGATGAACCTAAATGACTGCATAGTGGTCAGCTTAGATATAATAGATTTCTTTTCCCAACATATTCCAGTGAGAACTAACTTTATATGTATTGAGCTGTTTATTCTTTTGCTTTTGATTTATATTAATTGGATTGTAGAGCTGTCGTTCTGATATCATAAGCGTTTTGACCTTTGAAAGAACATAATCAGTGAATTATCACTTCAAATATTTAATGGgttcagaaaagaaaagaaaaatatggGATTATAGAAAGCAGCTAAAATATCCACTTCTAAAATTGGTTGAATCTGTTGGAATGCTTTGATTTCCCACTGTTTCAAGGGAGTGATTTAGTTATTTGATATTGCTCGGCACCTCGGTGCCATGTTCGGTACATTGTTAGTAGTTATTACTATTGCAAATGACCTTTGGATGATGTTTAAGCTGTTAGTTTCTTGGCTCTAATAATGAAAGAAACATTCATGTTGATATTACACAGGAGTGGATTTGATTAGTGGTGTCACATGTGATGCTCCATATGAATGGTCGGACAAGACCAATTCAGAATGGGAGTTCAAGAGGGATCAGTCAAGTGAAACTTTCCATGTCAGTATTGACACTCTTTCCTACACATCCAAAATAAATATTGTACCTGATATTCGCTTCATTTCTTGTATAGGTGGTTGCCTATGACTTTGGTATCAAGCATAATATTTTGAGACGATTGACATCATATGGATGTAAAATAACAGTTGTTCCAGCAAATTGGCCTGCTTCAGAGGTACTCAATTTGAAGCCTTATGGTGTTCTTTTTAGCAACGGTCCTGGAGATCCAGCTGCAGTTCCGTATGCTGTGAAGACAGTACAAGAAATAATTGGGAAGGTTCCTGTTTTTGGCATCTGTATGGGCCACCAATTGATTGGGCAGGCTCTTGGTGGGAAGACATTTAAAATGAAATTTGGTCATCATGGCGGGAATCACCCTGTCTGCGATCTCCGTAGTGGACGTGTAGACATAAGTGCACAGGTTTGTTCCTATTACTTTTCTTTATGCTTGATGTGATTCATGTTGTCTGTTAAAAAAACCAACCTTGGAGGAACTAGGCATCTTTGAAattaagaaagaaataagcgcccAGATTAGCAGATTAGACTTGATGAGTTTTTGTGGTGGTCTGGGCATACATACACACCCACAACGAACTGAGCCAGCTCAGTTGTCATTCAGCTGAAAAAAGGAGTTGGGTTTAAATAATTACTAGTTTATGTTAATCTTCATTGCAATGACCACCGTCTACTGTTGTATCTCTATTTGTTGAGAGGTGCTGCACGTCTTTCATCTGTACCTTTAGTAAATTTGAGTTTCTCAGAGTCTTCATATAGAATTGCAATTTTGTTTTGTTAGGCAATCATGCCACAACCAATAGCAGTATAGCCTGCTAGAGTAAGTAAATATGACAAGTCAGTTGAGATATAAAATCGATTATTGGTTGAAATGAGTGGGCGTTCCCACTAAGAAGATTATGTTTTACCTCCTAATTATGGTAGTATCCATGCTGTTACTTTTCTCTAATCCATATTACTGAGAATCTGAAATCACTATTCTTCGTTTCTTTACTTGTGATGCTTCCTAGCTTGTATTTGTAATCTGTATTGTCCTAAAGCATGATTCATTTCCCTGTAGAACCATAACTACGCAGTTGACCCAGAATCACTTCCAGAAGGAGCAAAAGTAACTCACGTCAATCTCAACGATAATAGTTGCGCTGGCCTTCAGTACTCCAAGATGAAGCTTATGTCTCTCCAGTACCATCCTGAGTCTTCCCCAGGTCCGCATGACTCAGACACAGGTACATTTCTTTTGCAAATCTTGTATAGATCCACCATGGTGTAGAACGTACTGCTATCTTAATGTGATTTAGCTGATGTCTCGATTCATCTTTTGTGTTTTACAGCCTTCGGTGAGTTTATAGAGCTCATGAAGAGCAACAGATTGTGagggagggaagtacttgaattgAAAAAGGTCAATAATTGTATTGGTGCTCTCTCGCACCAAGCTCAAAAGAATTTGTTGCATTTTTAGTGTTTTTCTTTTGGATGTTCATGTGCTTGAATTTTTGGGTCGAGAGGACATAGCATGAGATGCTCTGCGACCTGGTTGAATTTCGTGAGAATAACATGTTATCAAATTGTACGGTACAGTATACTTATGCCTCGCCAATTTCTGATCGGCAAGTAAAGTGGTCATGACGAGCACCAGTAGACTAGTAGAGATAAAGGATGGCCATGAAGGTTGGTCAGTGGATACTTTTGTTGTTCCAGGCTAATTAGATGTGCACAAAGTTGTTGTCAACTTTTTAAATGTCTGATGGAAAATCATCCAGCTTTTCGATGTGCATCTGATCTGGAAACTTTCTCGTTTATCCGTAGTGCACTTGTAGATGCTCTGTCTGACCAGATTGACGGTGTGACGAGGAGGAGAAAAGGGGTTTGGATTCCTTTTTTTTTGTTAGAGATTGCCTTGTTGGTATTTCTAATGTCGTCGATACGTCTATGTTCGAAGTTGAGGTGTTCTGCTTTCGATTACCGTGTGTTTTCGGCAATTTGTGTAAAAAAAAGTCACAAGATCTCTTATAAAAAAGGAGAAAAGATCACAAGACCTGAGAATTTGCTCTCTCTTTCAGCATTTTGCTAGATGTTTGGTCAGAGGTTGTAAGCACATCACCATCTAGGAAAGGTAAGCGAGAGTGCGCGAGAATCTGACTTCTAGGTTTGCCGAGCATTTTTGGGAGGTGTGACTAGACTAGGCAAATTTTATCGTCTCATCAGATATATAGAGCACCGAATAATCGCGCTCCGCACGGCTTTTCAACCTGGTGTTCCAGGGACCGCTTGTTCTCTGCTTCAATGTTCTTTCCTTCTTTTTCTTCGTCTGAAGAATTTTTTCTAAGAAAAAGAGCAATACAAATATCACCCGACTTAGCAAAAACGAGATTAAAGAATGCTAGAGCCATAGCAACTCCTCCTCCATTGGAGACGATTCTCGTTCTACAACTCCATCTCACCTGTACTAACATCGAAGCATCCTCCTCCGCCCACACCGTCGTGCTCAAATTCGGCCTTGCCAGCGCCGCCGAACTCGCCAGAGAGTCCAGCGCCGACCCAAGCACGTGAAGACACCACCGAGAGGAACTCTCTGCTCCCGCTCGTGGTCGTTGTCGTCGTCATCGCTTCCCGGGCCTGAGAAGCGTGATATTTCTGTTGTTCTGGACTTCACCCCTGCCTTTCCATCCCCCGTCCACCCCGCGTGATCTTGCTCGTGCGGCAAGGCGTACGCGTCCTCTCCATCGTGCGGCAAGGcaaccgccgccgtcgccctaAGCCAGGTGCCCAGGTTTTCGTCGGTCCCTTCGCCAGGCCCTTCCTCGCTTGCCGGTGACGAGCACCCGCTAGGTATCCGCACCCTCCCTCTCCCATTCATGCTGTGCGAAACCGATCACCTGAATCCCACCCGAATTGTACTTAAGCTACTTGGCTATTtggtattcggatctgatctaattacaagtGTTTACATGCTTACTAACTTACtttactttttatttttttgcaaaaattattgggCACCCACGTCCTTTACTGGGTGCGCCCCTTGTTCTTCGTTACAGCTCAATTCATGTTCTGCACTTAATAGCTGCTGGCCATTCTCCCTGCATTGTAGAATTTGCGCTAAAAGTAAACATCAAGTACAGAGTTACATGAAAGTATGGTACAAAAGTTAGAGAAAGGAAAAGTGAAAGCAACAGTGAGAAGGGGCTAGGAAGTAGGATGTACAATATAATTGGATTCGGCAGTTAGGTGACACCGACCTTGAAGCCAATCAGTCTATGTTTTGAGCCTCTTAGGGAACCCCTGAATTTCTGTAGCTCTATTATATCTTTGATTTTTCTGTTTCCATCTGTTGTGCAGACTACAATTGCATCTTGAAGAATAAAATGGACCAACATGATTCCATGTCTGACTCACCAAGGAGGCGGTACAACCTTCTGCGTGACAAGGTCCAACTGGTGAAAAGGAAGGACTCAAATCGCTATGAGATTGTCCGCTTCCATGATTCATTGTCTTTTGAGAAAGGCTTCTTTGTTGTGATCCGTGCTTGCCAGCTCTTGGCGCAGCACAATGACGGGATAATATTTGTTGGTGTTGCTGGCCCCTCTGGTGCTGGGAAGACGGTGTTTACTGAGAAGGTGGTCAATTTCATGCCTGATGTTGCTGTGATATCAATGGACAACTATAATGACGCAACTCGCATAGTCGATGGCAATTTTGATGGTAGTCCTAATCACAAAGCACTTTGCATATTGTCTTATTGTTTATTTAATCTGTAAATGCCACTTCCTTCACAACAACAAAATTTCTGGAAAAAGCAATAAAAGATAGTTATGTTACATATATCTTGAGCTGTGTCTCTTGCACATTTAGTCATTTGGAAACTGCATTCTGTAAGGTGATAGTGTTTCCTACCAGAGAAATTGATATGTTCACCTCTTAAAACTTGCTCAGATCCACGTCTGACAGACTATGACACACTGCTGGAAAATATTCATGGTCTGAAGGAAGGAAGGTCAGTTCAGGTTCCAATATATGATTTCAAGTCGAGCTGCCGGACCGGTTATAGGTAAATAATCACTGCTATCTTTCAATATTACAAGCTAAAGTCCATACTTCATCATTCATTTGAATATGATCATTCATTTGAATATCATAATTTCTTATGTGCAAACAGAACAGTTGATGTCCCTAGCTCCCGAATTGTTATCATTGAAGGTATTTATGCACTGAGTGAGAAGTTACGGCCTGTGATGGACTTGCGTGTTTCTGTCACTGGTGGTGTCCATTTTGATCTAGTGAAGAGGGTTTTAAGGGATATACAGCGAGCTGGCCAGGAGCCTGAAGAAATAATTCATCAGATCTCTGAAACGGTAGGTTGAATTTTTCAACTTGGCTATACATTTTATGATCAATCTTGTGGTTTATGTTAACATGTGAATTACCTCTTACTGTAATTGGTGTGGTTTAATGAAAGATGACATTTTCAGGTTTATCCAATGTACAAGGCTTTCATCGAACCAGATTTG from Miscanthus floridulus cultivar M001 unplaced genomic scaffold, ASM1932011v1 fs_365_2_3, whole genome shotgun sequence carries:
- the LOC136531501 gene encoding carbamoyl phosphate synthase small chain, chloroplastic-like; translated protein: MAAPPVTAPATSGCLSGAKARWAAERSSSSFAVSSPAIGLCQFGSRVLSVRAKVATGVQRASIVDDGAERPWKLSDARLVLEDGSVWRAKSFGASGTQVGEVVFNTSLTGYQEILTDPSYAGQIVLMTNPHIGNTGVNPDDEESNQCFLGGLIIRNLSICTSNWRCKETLEEYLIKRNIMGIYDVDTRAITRRLREDGSLIGVLSTEQSQTDNELLEMAQKWKIVGVDLISGVTCDAPYEWSDKTNSEWEFKRDQSSETFHVVAYDFGIKHNILRRLTSYGCKITVVPANWPASEVLNLKPYGVLFSNGPGDPAAVPYAVKTVQEIIGKVPVFGICMGHQLIGQALGGKTFKMKFGHHGGNHPVCDLRSGRVDISAQNHNYAVDPESLPEGAKVTHVNLNDNSCAGLQYSKMKLMSLQYHPESSPGPHDSDTAFGEFIELMKSNRL